A region from the Myripristis murdjan chromosome 23, fMyrMur1.1, whole genome shotgun sequence genome encodes:
- the LOC115355575 gene encoding E3 ubiquitin-protein ligase TRIM39-like, protein MASAGSVLCEDQFLCSICLDVFTEPVSTPCGHNYCKACITGYWDTHPLTQCPLCKETFHRRPELRVNTGFREIVEHFKKMSLSGRDESPAKPGEVPCDVCLEGKQKALKTCLVCLASYCQLHLEPHQRATALKRHKLIDPVPNLDQRVCKKHDKIFELFCTEDQTCLCIMCMKDNHTLHETIPLEEEFRNRKAWLEAVMSEIKQMEKDKTKSIQEIKCSITQRRNNAKKDLEDIAEVFHTLVASLQRNQAELVRVIEEKNRDAEKQAKDVITELEQEVTDLERRRTELEQLSHSEDHLHLLQYLPSPCDPPYTKDLFHSLGGIPPPCDAPHTEVPPDMVWSLLSLPSPLHTIDYSDISCQINPCVETVRKAVTELKETLCNKMEKLITEVQISDGYKAIKETATAKKQMTTFCEETENLPQDKLMTIQQLDEVDVTLDPDTAYPKLIVSQDEREVRFSQNYQLTVPHSQKRIEYQPYILGKEGFSSGRFYYEVQLNGCTFWFLGVARESINRKNYFFCPIPEEGGWTVCGRFNEFEEVYFVNTSPPCPLYLRQRPQRVGVFVDYEEGEVSFYDVDARTLIYSFTGCNFSESVPPLKALFYSLTGSSLNSRPKLYPIFGVFDFDGNPIKITPVGHTPL, encoded by the coding sequence ATGGCCTCAGCCGGCAGTGTCCTGTGTGAAGATCAGTTCCTGTGTTCGATCTGTCTAGATGTGTTCACTGAGCCTGTCTCTACTCCATGTGGACACAACTACTGCAAGGCCTGTATCACAGGGTACTGGGACACTCATCCCCTGACGCAGTGTCCGCTGTGCAAGGAGACTTTCCACAGAAGACCTGAGCTTCGGGTCAATACCGGATTCAGAGAAATTGTGGAACATTTCAAAAAGATGAGCCTAAGTGGTAGAGATGAGTCTCCTGCCAAACCAGGGGAGGTGCCTTGTGACGTGTGTCTTGAGGGGAAGCAAAAGGCCCTGAAGACCTGCCTGGTGTGCCTGGCCTCTTACTGCCAGCTCCACCTGGAGCCTCATCAGAGAGCCACAGCCTTGAAGAGGCACAAGCTGATCGACCCTGTGCCAAACCTGGATCAGAGGGTGTGTAAGAAGCATGACAAGATATTTGAACTCTTCTGTACGGAGGACCAGACTTGTCTTTGTATCATGTGCATGAAAGACAACCACACATTGCATGAAACCATCCCTCTAGAGGAAGAGTTCAGaaacaggaaagcctggctggAGGCAGTGatgtcagaaataaaacagatggaaaaagacaaaaccaaGAGTATTCAGGAGATCAAATGCTCAATAACACAAAGGAGGAACAACGCAAAGAAAGACTTAGAAGACATTGCTGAGGTTTTCCATACTCTAGTGGCCTCGCTGCAAAGAAACCAGGCTGAGCTGGTTAGAGTGATAGAGGAGAAGAATAGAGATGCAGAGAAGCAGGCTAAAGACGTCATAACAGAGCTGGAGCAGGAAGTTACTGATCTTGAGAGGAGAAGAACTGAGCTGGAGCAACTCTCCCACTCCGAGGACCATCTCCACCTCTTGCAGTACCTACCATCTCCTTGTGACCCTCCATACACAAAGGACCTCTTCCACTCTCTGGGGGGGATTCCTCCCCCCTGTGATGCTCCACACACTGAAGTCCCACCAGACATGGTTTGGAGCCTTTTgtcccttccctcccctctgcATACCATTGATTACTCTGACATCAGTTGTCAAATTAACCCATGTGTGGAGACAGTGAGAAAGGCAGTGACCGAGCTGAAAGAGACGCTCTGTAACAAGATGGAAAAGCTTATCACTGAAGTCCAAATTTCTGATGGTTATAAAGCTATTAAAGAGactgcaacagcaaaaaaacagatgacaaCCTTCTGTGAAGAGACTGAGAATCTGCCTCAAGACAAGCTGATGACGATCCAGCAGTTGGATGAAGTGGATGTGACACTGGACCCCGACACAGCATATCCCAAACTCATTGTGTCTCAGGATGAGAGAGAAGTGAGGTTTTCTCAAAACTACCAATTGACAGTCCCACACAGCCAAAAACGAATTGAATATCAACCCTACATTCTTGGGAAAGAGGGCTTTTCTTCAGGGAGGTTCTACTATGAGGTTCAGCTCAATGGGTGTACTTTTTGGTTTCTGGGAGTGGCCAGAGAGTCCATTAACAGGAAGAATTACTTTTTCTGTCCCATCCCTGAGGAGGGAGGCTGGACTGTGTGTGGGAGGTTTAATGAATTTGAGGAAGTGTATTTTGTTAATACTTCACCTCCTTGTCCCTTATACCTGAGACAGAGGCCTCAGAGGGTTGGTGTGTTTGTTGATTATGAGGAGGGAGAGGTCTCCTTCTATGATGTGGATGCCAGGACTCTGATCTACTCCTTCACTGGCTGTAACTTCAGTGAGAGTGTACCACCACTGAAAGCCCTTTTCTATTCTTTGACTGGCAGTTCTTTGAATAGCAGGCCTAAGCTCTACCCTATTTTTGGGGTCTTCGATTTTGATGGTAATCCAATCAAAATCACTCCTGTGGGCCACACACCACTTTGA